The following are encoded in a window of Polynucleobacter sp. VK25 genomic DNA:
- the ppsA gene encoding phosphoenolpyruvate synthase: MSNQQQQNSSMADAYVLPFEQLRMTDVESVGGKNASLGEMISQLASTGVRVPTGFATTALAFRDFLKHNNLTERIQQRLEGLNIDDVRALAQAGAEIRNWIETAPFQPKLDEEIRKAFAVLDDSGKGSFAVRSSATAEDLPDASFAGQQETFLNVEGIDDVLKKIREVFASLYNDRAISYRVHKGFAHAEVALSAGIQRMVRSDLGAAGVMFTLDTESGFEDVVFITSSYGLGETVVQGAVNPDEFYVFKTTLAQDKKAIIRRSLGSKLIQMQFAPKGSAEKVQTVDVSPEKRNRFSLEDADITELAKYAVIIEKHYGRPMDIEWGKDGQDGRIYILQARPETVKSQAAGQVEMRYKLKGSSKVLAKGRAIGQKIGAGPVRIIRDPSEMDRVQPGDVLVADMTDPNWEPVMKRASAIVTNRGGRTCHAAIIARELGVPAVVGCGDATEHLQDGMMVTVSCAEGDEGHIYDGLIETEVTEVSRGVLPEIPVKITMNIGNPQLAFDFCQIPNAGVGLARLEFIINNYIGVHPRAVLEYPNIDPDLKRAVESVARGYASPRQFYEDKLVEGVATIAAAFYPKPVIVRLSDFKSNEYKKLIGGSRYEPDEENPMLGFRGASRYVSEDFGEAFALECAAMKRVREDMGLDNVEIMVPFVRTINQAKRVIDMMEKFGLKRGVNGLRLIMMCEIPSNAILADQFLEYFDGFSIGSNDMTQLTLGLDRDSGMELLAIDFDERDPAVEFMIARSIDACRKQNKYVGICGQGPSDHPDFARWLVEKGITSISLNPDSVVATWEMLGKNLKA, from the coding sequence ATGTCCAACCAACAGCAACAAAATAGCAGTATGGCTGATGCCTATGTTTTGCCTTTTGAGCAGCTTCGCATGACTGATGTCGAATCCGTCGGCGGTAAGAACGCTTCATTAGGGGAGATGATTTCTCAGTTAGCTTCTACTGGGGTTCGTGTTCCAACGGGTTTTGCAACCACTGCATTGGCCTTCCGTGATTTTCTGAAACACAACAATCTGACTGAGCGCATTCAACAGCGTTTAGAAGGTTTGAATATCGATGATGTGCGTGCCTTAGCGCAAGCGGGTGCAGAAATTCGCAACTGGATTGAAACGGCACCTTTTCAGCCAAAATTGGATGAAGAGATTCGTAAAGCATTTGCGGTTTTGGATGATTCTGGTAAAGGCTCATTTGCTGTGCGTTCTTCTGCCACCGCTGAAGACTTGCCTGATGCCTCTTTTGCTGGTCAGCAAGAGACTTTCTTGAACGTCGAAGGCATTGATGATGTTCTGAAGAAGATTCGTGAAGTATTTGCCTCGCTGTATAACGACCGCGCCATTTCTTACCGCGTTCACAAGGGCTTTGCCCATGCTGAAGTAGCCTTATCTGCTGGTATTCAGCGGATGGTGCGTTCTGACTTAGGTGCTGCTGGCGTGATGTTTACCTTGGATACCGAGTCTGGTTTTGAGGATGTGGTGTTCATTACCTCAAGCTATGGTTTGGGTGAAACAGTGGTGCAGGGTGCAGTGAATCCAGATGAGTTTTATGTATTCAAAACTACGTTAGCCCAGGATAAGAAGGCAATCATTCGCCGCTCCTTGGGTTCTAAGTTAATTCAGATGCAATTTGCTCCTAAGGGCTCTGCAGAAAAAGTCCAGACAGTAGATGTATCTCCAGAAAAGCGGAATCGTTTCTCTTTGGAAGATGCAGATATCACTGAGTTGGCTAAGTACGCAGTGATTATTGAGAAACACTACGGTCGTCCAATGGACATCGAGTGGGGTAAAGATGGTCAAGATGGTCGCATCTACATTCTCCAGGCGCGTCCTGAGACTGTAAAGAGTCAGGCAGCTGGCCAAGTAGAAATGCGCTACAAGCTCAAAGGCAGCTCTAAGGTATTAGCAAAAGGTCGCGCAATCGGTCAAAAGATCGGTGCAGGCCCTGTGCGCATTATTCGTGACCCAAGCGAGATGGATCGTGTACAGCCAGGCGACGTATTGGTTGCTGACATGACTGATCCAAACTGGGAACCAGTGATGAAGCGTGCTTCCGCGATTGTTACTAATCGTGGCGGCCGCACTTGCCACGCCGCCATTATTGCTCGTGAGCTAGGCGTGCCAGCAGTCGTTGGTTGCGGCGATGCGACTGAGCATTTGCAAGACGGCATGATGGTTACGGTATCTTGTGCCGAAGGTGATGAAGGTCATATCTATGACGGCTTAATCGAAACTGAAGTCACTGAGGTATCTCGCGGTGTATTGCCTGAGATTCCAGTGAAGATCACCATGAATATTGGTAATCCTCAGTTGGCGTTTGATTTCTGCCAAATCCCCAATGCAGGTGTTGGCTTGGCTCGTCTCGAGTTCATTATCAATAACTACATTGGCGTGCATCCACGTGCCGTATTGGAATATCCAAACATTGATCCCGATCTCAAGCGTGCTGTAGAGAGTGTTGCCCGTGGCTACGCTAGTCCACGTCAGTTCTACGAAGACAAGTTGGTTGAAGGTGTGGCAACTATTGCAGCTGCTTTCTATCCAAAGCCAGTGATTGTTCGTTTATCAGACTTCAAATCCAATGAATATAAGAAATTGATTGGTGGATCACGTTACGAGCCGGATGAAGAAAATCCAATGTTAGGTTTCCGTGGCGCATCCCGTTATGTATCTGAAGATTTCGGTGAGGCGTTTGCCCTCGAGTGCGCGGCAATGAAGCGTGTGCGTGAAGACATGGGCTTGGATAACGTTGAGATCATGGTTCCATTCGTGCGCACCATTAATCAGGCTAAGCGCGTCATTGATATGATGGAGAAGTTTGGCCTCAAGCGTGGCGTTAATGGCTTGCGTCTCATTATGATGTGCGAGATTCCTTCTAATGCAATCTTGGCGGATCAGTTCCTTGAGTACTTTGATGGCTTCTCTATCGGCTCAAACGATATGACCCAGTTAACGCTTGGTCTAGATCGCGACTCCGGCATGGAATTGTTGGCAATTGACTTTGATGAACGTGATCCAGCGGTGGAGTTCATGATTGCTCGTTCAATTGATGCTTGCCGTAAGCAAAACAAGTATGTCGGTATTTGCGGACAGGGTCCATCAGACCATCCAGACTTTGCCCGTTGGCTAGTTGAGAAAGGGATTACTTCTATCTCATTGAATCCAGATAGCGTTGTTGCTACTTGGGAGATGCTAGGTAAGAACTTAAAAGCTTAA
- the guaB gene encoding IMP dehydrogenase: MRLIQKALTFDDVLLVPAYSSVLPRDASLASKLTREISLNTPLVSAAMDTVTEGRLAIAMASEGGIGIIHKNLKPAEQAREVAKVKRYESGVLRDPITIGPDVTLRQVIQLSREHGFSGFPVLVGKEVVGIITNRDLRFEEDLDAPVKTKMTPRERLITVKEGCSLDEAKRLMSQHRLERVLVVNDKFELRGLITVKDILKATEHPNACKDGEGKLRVGAAVGVGPDNDERIELLVRAGVDVIVVDTAHGHSQGVLDRVKWVKKTYPHVQVIGGNIATGDAAKALADHGADGVKVGIGPGSICTTRIVAGVGVPQITAIVNVATALKGTGIPLIADGGVRYSGDVAKALAAGASSVMMGGMFAGTEEAPGEVFLYQGRSYKSYRGMGSLGAMADGSADRYFQSDIVANAEKLVPEGIEGQVPYKGSVLAILHQLTGGIRSSMGYLGCKTIDELHEKANFVEITSAGVRESHVHDVKITKEAPNYHID; the protein is encoded by the coding sequence ATGCGACTCATTCAAAAAGCACTCACTTTTGACGATGTGCTCCTCGTACCGGCATATTCATCGGTACTCCCTCGAGATGCCAGCTTGGCAAGTAAGTTAACTCGAGAAATTTCACTCAATACACCATTGGTGTCCGCTGCGATGGATACCGTTACCGAAGGTCGATTAGCAATTGCTATGGCCAGCGAAGGTGGCATTGGCATCATTCATAAAAACTTAAAACCTGCTGAGCAAGCGCGCGAAGTGGCCAAAGTGAAGCGTTATGAATCCGGTGTACTGCGTGATCCGATCACGATTGGTCCGGACGTGACCTTACGTCAAGTGATTCAGCTTTCTCGTGAACATGGCTTCTCCGGCTTCCCTGTTTTGGTTGGTAAAGAAGTTGTCGGCATTATTACCAATCGTGATTTGCGTTTCGAAGAAGACTTAGATGCGCCAGTAAAAACCAAAATGACTCCACGTGAGCGATTGATTACTGTGAAAGAAGGTTGCTCCTTAGATGAAGCAAAGCGCTTGATGAGTCAGCATCGTTTAGAGCGTGTTCTCGTTGTGAACGACAAGTTTGAATTGCGGGGCTTAATTACAGTTAAGGATATTCTGAAGGCCACTGAGCATCCGAATGCTTGTAAAGATGGCGAAGGCAAGCTACGAGTGGGCGCGGCGGTAGGCGTCGGTCCTGATAACGATGAGCGTATTGAGCTGTTAGTGCGCGCTGGTGTTGATGTCATCGTAGTAGATACCGCACACGGCCATAGCCAAGGTGTATTAGATCGTGTGAAGTGGGTTAAGAAGACCTACCCACACGTGCAAGTGATTGGCGGCAATATTGCTACTGGTGATGCTGCTAAGGCATTAGCTGATCATGGTGCCGATGGCGTGAAAGTAGGTATTGGCCCAGGTTCTATTTGTACTACGCGTATTGTTGCTGGTGTTGGTGTTCCACAAATCACGGCGATTGTGAATGTGGCGACCGCACTTAAAGGAACTGGTATTCCATTGATTGCTGATGGCGGCGTACGTTACTCTGGTGACGTTGCAAAAGCATTGGCTGCAGGTGCAAGCTCTGTGATGATGGGCGGCATGTTTGCTGGAACTGAAGAGGCTCCGGGCGAAGTGTTCCTCTATCAAGGTCGTTCATATAAGAGTTATCGCGGTATGGGTTCTTTGGGCGCAATGGCAGATGGTTCTGCTGATCGTTATTTCCAAAGCGACATCGTTGCGAATGCAGAAAAATTGGTGCCAGAGGGTATTGAAGGTCAAGTGCCGTACAAAGGCAGCGTTTTAGCAATCTTGCATCAGCTCACTGGCGGTATTCGTTCCTCAATGGGTTACCTAGGTTGCAAAACTATTGATGAGCTCCATGAAAAAGCTAACTTTGTTGAGATCACTTCAGCTGGTGTGCGTGAATCCCACGTTCATGATGTGAAGATCACCAAAGAAGCACCTAATTACCATATTGATTAA
- a CDS encoding transglutaminase family protein produces the protein MHLKIRHRTEYRYETPVRYSIQELRLTPPTIAGQQVDRWKISTPIKASNSIDTFGNACSVFVQESPYTSMMIEAEGEVHTQDAFEFIDDAKAVSPYYLLQQTNLTEPTEEMLKYFSYSIPKKNSVDQVLKLAEAVQGLIVYTPGQTNFATTAAQSFAMKSGVCQDHAHIMLSLCRASGIPARYVSGYFFAEESPNLASHAWIDFCSDIEKGIWISVDITHACLIDSRHIRLAIGRDYYSAAPVKGVRTGGGGEELSANISIQQLT, from the coding sequence ATGCACCTAAAGATTCGTCACCGCACTGAATATCGCTATGAAACACCAGTGCGCTACTCCATTCAAGAATTACGTTTGACTCCACCAACTATTGCAGGTCAACAGGTAGATAGGTGGAAGATTAGCACTCCAATTAAGGCATCCAACTCTATCGATACTTTTGGAAATGCCTGCAGCGTATTTGTGCAAGAGAGTCCCTACACCTCAATGATGATTGAGGCTGAAGGCGAAGTGCATACCCAAGATGCATTTGAATTCATCGACGATGCCAAAGCAGTATCACCTTATTACCTGTTACAACAAACCAATTTGACAGAGCCAACCGAGGAAATGTTGAAATATTTTTCCTATAGTATTCCCAAGAAAAATTCGGTTGATCAAGTACTTAAACTCGCTGAAGCAGTTCAGGGTTTAATTGTGTACACCCCTGGACAGACTAACTTTGCTACCACTGCAGCCCAATCATTTGCTATGAAATCGGGTGTTTGCCAAGATCATGCCCACATTATGCTGAGCCTATGCCGTGCCTCTGGAATCCCAGCTCGATATGTCAGCGGATATTTCTTTGCCGAAGAATCGCCTAATTTAGCTAGCCATGCCTGGATCGACTTTTGTAGTGACATCGAAAAAGGGATCTGGATTAGCGTAGATATCACCCACGCTTGCTTGATCGATTCACGCCATATCAGGCTAGCTATTGGACGCGACTACTACTCTGCCGCCCCTGTTAAGGGTGTTCGTACCGGTGGCGGCGGTGAAGAGCTCAGCGCCAATATCTCTATCCAACAGCTTACTTAG
- a CDS encoding type II toxin-antitoxin system RatA family toxin, translating to MADVYKTVLIGQSADRMYGLVTDVARYPEFLPWCGGVEIFEQTETVLDAKININFKGITQYFHTRNVNHRPETIDMVFVDGPFKHFSGQWNFIPLREDACKVEFKLHWEFKSVILDKIIGPVFGHIAGTFVDCFVRRAEDLYG from the coding sequence ATGGCAGACGTCTACAAGACCGTTTTAATTGGCCAATCAGCCGACCGCATGTACGGTTTGGTGACTGATGTTGCCCGCTATCCCGAGTTCCTGCCTTGGTGTGGCGGGGTAGAAATTTTTGAGCAGACCGAGACCGTGCTCGACGCCAAAATCAACATCAATTTCAAGGGCATTACCCAGTATTTCCACACGCGAAATGTCAATCATCGCCCTGAAACCATTGATATGGTGTTTGTAGACGGCCCGTTTAAGCATTTTTCTGGGCAGTGGAACTTTATCCCCTTGCGGGAGGATGCTTGTAAGGTGGAATTTAAGCTTCACTGGGAGTTTAAGAGCGTCATCCTCGACAAGATCATTGGCCCAGTTTTTGGCCACATTGCAGGTACATTCGTCGATTGCTTTGTAAGGCGTGCCGAGGACCTCTATGGCTGA
- a CDS encoding circularly permuted type 2 ATP-grasp protein, translating to MKLPFDEMLDASGKARPHYEIFHNWLKQQSDTLMGLKRAEADLIFRRVGITFAVYGDDLGSERTIPFDQVPRIFTAKEWEQLEAGLRQRVKALNRFIYDVYHDEEIIKAGIVPAEQIYNNAQYRPEMRNVSVPRDIYAQIAGIDIVRAGEGEFYVLEDNLRVPSGVSYMVEDRKMMMRLFPDLFQKYRIAPVEHYPDLLLECLKSVKPDDVKKPNVVVLTPGMYNSAYFEHSYLAQQMGVELVEGKDLFVKNEQVFMRTTQGPERVDVIYRRVDDDFLDPLAFRSDSTLGVAGLLSAHRAGNVTLANAIGTGIADDKSIYPYVPEMIEFYLGEKPILNNVPTFQCRKTDDLAYTLANLDKLVVKLTHGAGGYGMLVGPASTKAEIEEFRTHLIANPDKYIAQPTLALSTCPTFVESGVAPRHIDLRPFVLSGKTIKMVPGGLTRVALKEGSLVVNSSQGGGTKDTWVLEK from the coding sequence ATGAAATTGCCTTTTGATGAAATGCTCGACGCCTCAGGCAAAGCGCGCCCCCACTACGAAATTTTTCACAATTGGCTGAAGCAGCAGAGTGACACCCTCATGGGTCTCAAGCGCGCCGAAGCCGATCTGATCTTCAGACGAGTGGGCATTACCTTTGCCGTCTATGGTGATGATCTAGGCTCTGAAAGAACCATCCCTTTCGATCAAGTGCCTCGCATTTTTACTGCCAAAGAATGGGAACAACTTGAAGCTGGATTGCGTCAGCGCGTAAAGGCACTAAATCGCTTTATCTATGACGTATATCACGACGAAGAAATTATTAAAGCAGGCATTGTTCCGGCTGAACAGATTTACAACAACGCACAGTATCGTCCTGAGATGCGTAACGTCAGCGTGCCGCGTGACATCTATGCGCAAATTGCCGGTATCGATATCGTACGCGCTGGCGAAGGTGAGTTCTACGTATTAGAAGATAATTTGCGCGTTCCTTCTGGTGTGTCTTACATGGTTGAAGACCGCAAGATGATGATGCGACTCTTTCCCGATCTCTTCCAAAAATATCGCATCGCCCCTGTAGAGCATTACCCAGATCTTTTATTGGAATGCCTAAAGTCCGTTAAGCCGGATGACGTTAAAAAACCCAATGTGGTTGTATTGACACCAGGTATGTACAACTCGGCGTACTTCGAGCACAGCTATCTTGCACAGCAGATGGGTGTTGAGCTTGTAGAAGGCAAGGACTTATTTGTTAAGAACGAACAAGTCTTTATGCGCACCACTCAAGGCCCTGAGCGAGTAGACGTGATCTACCGTCGTGTCGATGATGATTTCTTAGACCCATTAGCGTTCCGCTCAGATTCCACGCTGGGAGTTGCTGGTTTATTGTCAGCCCATCGTGCTGGTAATGTGACATTAGCCAATGCAATTGGCACAGGCATTGCTGATGACAAATCTATTTATCCGTATGTTCCCGAGATGATTGAGTTTTATCTAGGCGAGAAACCGATCCTCAATAACGTACCCACATTCCAATGTCGCAAGACGGATGACTTAGCCTATACCCTAGCAAACCTAGATAAACTAGTAGTCAAACTGACACATGGTGCTGGCGGCTACGGTATGTTGGTTGGTCCCGCATCCACCAAAGCAGAGATTGAAGAATTTAGAACCCATCTCATTGCTAATCCAGATAAATATATTGCTCAACCTACTTTAGCGCTATCTACCTGTCCTACTTTTGTAGAGTCAGGCGTTGCGCCAAGACATATTGATTTAAGACCCTTTGTCCTCTCAGGAAAAACCATCAAGATGGTTCCCGGTGGATTGACTAGGGTTGCACTCAAAGAAGGCTCTTTAGTAGTGAATTCCTCCCAAGGCGGCGGAACTAAAGACACCTGGGTGCTGGAAAAGTAA
- a CDS encoding alpha-E domain-containing protein: MLSRTADCLYWMARYTERAENTARMLDVNHQTSLLPQPAEFLEQSWKKLLTISKLEEAFLSKYDVVNRENVLDFMIYETSNPSSIVSCLFAARENARVIRGKITSEVWETQNTTWLELQRILEARHQADPSRLLEWVKHRCHLFRGVLYGTMLKNEAFYFISVGTLLERADNTARILENKYEDQAAIKVLNPAKGSDEGSDGNFFDFYHWAALLRSVSAFEIYRQIYSDQVTPKQVAQLLIFNKQMPRSLVCCVNELIPLISEVKNQQSKEIERLLGKLKASLDYSDIDEVFEQGLEEFIEAFLERINHVADEFSNAYLIPLAVA, translated from the coding sequence ATGCTAAGTCGTACCGCTGATTGTCTTTACTGGATGGCCCGTTATACCGAGCGTGCAGAGAATACCGCCCGCATGCTCGATGTAAATCATCAAACCTCCCTTCTTCCGCAGCCTGCTGAGTTTTTAGAGCAAAGTTGGAAAAAATTACTGACGATTTCTAAACTAGAAGAAGCCTTTCTCAGTAAATATGATGTGGTTAACCGCGAGAATGTATTGGATTTCATGATTTATGAAACCAGCAATCCCTCCAGCATCGTCTCCTGTTTATTTGCTGCACGCGAAAATGCTCGCGTCATCCGCGGCAAGATAACCTCCGAGGTTTGGGAAACTCAAAATACTACCTGGTTGGAACTGCAGCGCATCCTGGAGGCAAGGCATCAAGCTGATCCGAGTCGCCTGCTGGAATGGGTAAAGCACCGCTGCCATCTATTTAGAGGCGTTCTCTATGGCACGATGCTCAAGAACGAAGCCTTTTATTTTATTAGCGTAGGAACGCTGCTTGAGCGCGCCGATAACACTGCACGTATTCTTGAAAACAAATATGAAGATCAGGCCGCAATCAAAGTGTTGAACCCCGCCAAGGGTTCTGACGAAGGCTCAGATGGGAACTTCTTTGACTTCTATCACTGGGCAGCTTTACTGCGCTCAGTCTCAGCATTTGAGATCTATCGCCAAATCTACTCAGATCAAGTAACCCCTAAGCAGGTAGCTCAGCTCTTGATCTTCAATAAACAAATGCCGCGCTCCTTAGTTTGCTGCGTCAACGAACTAATCCCCCTCATCTCCGAGGTAAAGAATCAACAATCAAAAGAAATTGAGCGCTTACTCGGCAAACTTAAAGCAAGCCTAGACTACTCCGATATTGATGAGGTATTTGAGCAAGGCCTAGAAGAGTTTATTGAAGCCTTCTTAGAGCGCATCAATCACGTAGCCGATGAGTTTAGTAATGCATACCTCATCCCACTTGCGGTTGCTTAA
- a CDS encoding RnfH family protein, which produces MAERSLDLILCDARQGEPELRPFKLILGSEETATVGLALMRAGIAFGQEDPVLARKGCFGVFGKRKDWDSPIYAGDRLELYSPLLIDPKTVRRKKANQNQDAKFQAAAAKRKARRL; this is translated from the coding sequence ATGGCTGAGCGCTCGCTAGACCTGATTCTCTGTGATGCCAGGCAGGGGGAGCCAGAACTAAGGCCATTCAAACTCATTTTGGGCTCTGAAGAGACTGCAACAGTTGGCTTAGCCCTGATGCGGGCTGGTATCGCCTTTGGTCAAGAAGACCCTGTTTTAGCCAGAAAAGGCTGCTTTGGGGTCTTTGGCAAGCGCAAGGATTGGGATAGCCCGATTTATGCTGGAGACCGCTTAGAGCTTTATTCACCGCTATTAATTGACCCTAAGACGGTTAGACGCAAGAAGGCTAATCAGAACCAGGATGCCAAATTCCAGGCTGCCGCAGCTAAAAGAAAGGCTAGGAGGCTATAA
- a CDS encoding peptidase gives MTYCIGLCLNDGLVFLSDTRTNAGVDQIGTFRKMTLFQNKDRFFTLMSAGNLAITQSVKEILLQGQLVKGKNLWTAKNSYEAVVVVGDAIKQVYERDHVALEKAGLEFNCNMIFGGQVKGEKPRLFNVYSAGNFIEATPETCYFQIGESKYGKPILDRVLNFNTPLNLATKCALISMDSTLKSNISVGLPLDMLVYEKNSLKATKLVTLDDANPYFAMIHQAWGEKLREAFNSIAEPSWSGANKSRDISTPAKKMGIVPINHPPSKGRAPKAAPAKKVAMKKVVTKKK, from the coding sequence ATGACGTATTGCATTGGGCTTTGCCTTAACGATGGTCTTGTATTTTTATCAGATACGCGCACTAATGCTGGCGTAGACCAAATAGGCACCTTTAGAAAAATGACCTTGTTTCAAAACAAGGATCGCTTCTTTACATTAATGAGTGCCGGCAATCTCGCTATTACTCAGTCCGTTAAAGAAATTCTGCTTCAAGGACAGCTCGTTAAAGGCAAGAACCTTTGGACAGCTAAAAATTCTTACGAAGCTGTGGTCGTTGTGGGTGATGCGATCAAACAAGTTTATGAACGCGATCATGTAGCCCTTGAAAAGGCTGGGCTCGAATTTAATTGCAATATGATTTTTGGTGGCCAAGTGAAAGGTGAAAAACCTCGCTTATTCAATGTTTACTCGGCAGGAAACTTTATTGAAGCCACCCCGGAGACCTGTTACTTCCAGATTGGTGAATCCAAGTATGGAAAGCCAATCTTGGACCGCGTGCTGAATTTCAACACGCCACTGAACCTGGCAACCAAGTGTGCCCTCATCTCCATGGACTCCACTCTGAAAAGTAATATTTCTGTTGGGTTGCCTCTAGACATGCTGGTTTATGAAAAAAATTCTCTGAAAGCCACTAAGCTAGTTACTCTAGATGATGCAAACCCTTATTTCGCAATGATTCATCAAGCGTGGGGCGAGAAGCTACGTGAGGCATTTAACTCCATCGCGGAACCAAGTTGGAGTGGTGCGAATAAATCGCGGGACATTTCCACTCCCGCTAAAAAAATGGGTATTGTTCCGATCAATCATCCCCCATCAAAAGGAAGAGCACCGAAGGCAGCTCCTGCAAAGAAAGTTGCAATGAAGAAGGTGGTTACTAAGAAAAAGTAA
- the guaA gene encoding glutamine-hydrolyzing GMP synthase has product MHDKILILDFGSQVTQLIARRVRDGRVYSEIHPYDCDPEFIRKFIQEQGGKGIILSGGPSSVTEEGSPRAPQIVFELGVPVLGICYGMQTMATQLGGAVASAESLGKAREFGYSEVRAHGHTNLLKGIQDFSTSEGHGILKVWMSHGDSVTALPPSFKLMASTESCPIAGMADEARRFYAFQFHPEVTHTIQGTAIIERFVHEICQCKPDWVMGDYIAEAVESIRKQVGDEEVILGLSGGVDSSVAAALIHRAIGDQLTCVFVDHGLLRLNEGDMVMEMFARNLGVKVIRVDAKEKFMGELAGVADPEAKRKIIGKEFVEIFQAESGKIQNAKWLAQGTIYPDVIESAGKGKKGAHTIKSHHNVGGLPEDMHLKLLEPLRELFKDEVRELGVALGLPREMVYRHPFPGPGLGVRILGEVKAEFASLLQRADAIFIEELRNTIDEASQKSWYDLTSQAFAVFLPVKSVGVMGDGRTYEYVVALRAVQTQDFMTAHWAHLPHDLLGKVSNRIINEVRGINRVVYDISGKPPATIEWE; this is encoded by the coding sequence GTGCACGACAAAATACTGATTCTCGACTTTGGTTCACAAGTAACTCAACTGATTGCTCGGCGCGTGCGCGATGGGCGCGTGTATTCAGAAATTCATCCGTACGACTGCGATCCAGAATTTATTCGTAAGTTCATTCAAGAACAGGGTGGCAAGGGCATCATCCTTTCTGGCGGTCCTAGCTCTGTAACTGAAGAGGGTAGTCCACGTGCGCCACAGATCGTTTTCGAGCTTGGCGTCCCTGTTTTAGGAATTTGCTACGGCATGCAAACCATGGCTACCCAATTGGGTGGCGCAGTTGCTTCTGCAGAGTCATTGGGTAAGGCTCGTGAATTTGGTTATTCAGAAGTGCGTGCACATGGCCACACTAATTTGCTCAAAGGCATTCAGGACTTTTCAACTAGTGAAGGTCATGGCATTTTGAAGGTGTGGATGAGTCATGGTGACTCAGTCACTGCATTGCCACCATCATTTAAGTTAATGGCTTCAACCGAGTCCTGCCCAATTGCTGGTATGGCCGATGAAGCGCGTCGCTTCTATGCCTTCCAATTTCATCCTGAGGTAACTCATACTATTCAAGGCACTGCCATCATTGAGCGCTTTGTGCACGAGATTTGCCAATGTAAACCTGACTGGGTCATGGGCGATTACATTGCTGAAGCTGTTGAGAGCATTCGTAAACAAGTTGGCGACGAGGAAGTCATTCTTGGCTTATCTGGTGGAGTTGACTCTAGCGTTGCCGCAGCCTTAATTCATCGTGCAATTGGCGATCAACTCACTTGCGTGTTTGTTGATCATGGCCTGCTTCGTCTGAATGAAGGCGACATGGTCATGGAGATGTTCGCACGTAACCTGGGTGTAAAGGTAATTCGGGTTGATGCTAAAGAGAAATTCATGGGTGAGTTGGCTGGTGTTGCCGACCCGGAAGCCAAGCGCAAGATCATCGGTAAAGAATTTGTAGAAATATTCCAGGCTGAATCCGGAAAGATTCAGAATGCCAAATGGCTTGCTCAAGGAACAATTTACCCAGACGTGATTGAGTCTGCAGGTAAGGGTAAGAAGGGCGCGCATACAATTAAGAGTCACCATAACGTTGGTGGCCTGCCTGAAGATATGCATCTCAAATTATTGGAGCCATTACGTGAGCTCTTTAAGGATGAGGTGCGTGAGCTTGGTGTTGCGCTAGGTTTGCCGCGCGAGATGGTATATCGCCATCCATTCCCAGGCCCCGGGCTTGGTGTTCGCATCTTAGGTGAAGTTAAAGCAGAATTTGCCAGCTTGTTACAACGTGCCGACGCAATTTTTATCGAAGAGTTGCGCAATACGATTGATGAGGCAAGTCAGAAGTCTTGGTATGACCTTACTAGTCAAGCCTTTGCTGTATTCCTCCCAGTGAAATCTGTTGGCGTGATGGGCGATGGCAGAACATACGAATACGTTGTTGCTCTTAGAGCGGTACAAACTCAAGACTTTATGACTGCGCATTGGGCTCATCTGCCACATGACCTGCTTGGTAAAGTATCTAACCGCATCATCAATGAGGTACGTGGTATCAATCGAGTTGTATACGACATCAGCGGAAAACCGCCAGCAACAATCGAGTGGGAATAA
- the smpB gene encoding SsrA-binding protein SmpB, with translation MSIVDNKKAFFDYFVEERFEAGLVLEGWEVKAIRAGRVHIKEAYVVIRKAELFLIGCHITPLLSASTHILPDNTRTRKLLLNAIEIRKLIGKVEQKGYTLVPLNLHFSKGNVKCEIGLARGKKQHDKRAATKEREWEVQKGRIARGDLNA, from the coding sequence ATGAGTATCGTCGATAACAAAAAAGCCTTCTTCGATTATTTTGTCGAGGAACGTTTTGAGGCAGGGCTTGTACTGGAAGGCTGGGAAGTAAAAGCCATCCGCGCAGGTCGCGTGCACATTAAAGAAGCGTATGTCGTCATTCGCAAGGCGGAGCTATTTTTGATTGGCTGCCATATCACCCCGCTACTCTCAGCCTCTACCCATATCCTGCCAGATAACACGCGCACCAGAAAGCTCCTTCTGAACGCCATTGAAATTCGCAAACTCATTGGCAAGGTAGAGCAAAAGGGCTACACCCTAGTTCCTCTCAACCTGCATTTCTCCAAAGGCAATGTCAAATGTGAGATTGGCCTGGCTAGAGGCAAAAAGCAACATGACAAACGCGCCGCAACCAAAGAACGTGAGTGGGAAGTCCAAAAAGGACGTATTGCTAGAGGCGATCTAAACGCCTAA